In a genomic window of Vigna angularis cultivar LongXiaoDou No.4 chromosome 6, ASM1680809v1, whole genome shotgun sequence:
- the LOC108341078 gene encoding F-box protein SKIP19, translating into MSSSSSSSVKSVGADREERNWKDLPRDVLCTIFQKLGAIETLTRAQHVCSVWRTISKDPLLWCTIDMSNSGDMDLQLGIICSRAIDYSCGHLLRINIEHFGTDDLLRHITDSTNRLQCLRLARCCRITDKGLCDVAKKLPQLEELDISISNLTKDSLEVIGRCCPLLKSLKFNMESYGRAHIECNEEAFAIAGTMPGLHHLQLFGNKLTNDGLLAILDGCPQLESLDLRQCFNVILGGSLSKRCSEQIKDLRIPYNPTDEYSCEAEIDYGSLDEDYPSRFSDMDSLSDDNYEFSGGSDFSEFDDFNDFWKF; encoded by the exons ATgtcgtcgtcgtcgtcgtcgtcaGTGAAGTCCGTAGGAGCGGATCGTGAAGAGCGAAACTGGAAGGATCTTCCGCGAGACGTGCTATGTACCATTTTCCAGAAGCTCGGCGCAATCGAAACCCTCACGCGCGCCCAGCACGTGTGCTCTGTATGGCGCACCATCTCGAAGGACCCTCTCCTGTGGTGCACCATCGACATGAGCAATTCTGGCGACATGGACTTGCAGTTAGGGATCATTTGCAGCCGCGCAATTGACTACAGCTGCGGCCACTTGCTCCGTATCAACATCGAGCATTTCGGCACCGATGATCTCCTACGCCACATCACCGATTC TACAAATCGTCTACAATGCCTACGTCTTGCACGTTGCTGTCGGATTACAGACAAAGGATTGTGTGATGTTGCAAAAAAGCTTCCTCAGTTGGAGGAACTTGATATATCAATCAGCAACTTAACCAAGGATTCTCTGGAAGTTATTGGCCGATGTTGCCCTCTGTTAAAATCACTGAAATTCAACATGGAAAGTTACGGACGTGCACACATTGAGTGTAATGAGGAGGCATTTGCTATTGCAGGGACCATGCCTGGGTTACACCATCTCCAGCTTTTTGGAAACAAACTGACTAATGATGGCTTGCTTGCTATTCTTGATGGATGTCCTCAACTTGAATCTCTCGATTTACGACAGTGTTTCAATGTTATCTTGGGGGGAAGTTTGAGTAAGAGATGTTCTGAACAGATAAAAGATTTACGGATTCCATATAATCCCACTGATGAGTATTCCTGTGAAGctgaaattgattatggatCACTTGATGAAGATTACCCATCTAGGTTCTCTGATATGGATTCCTTGTCTGATGATAATTATGAATTTTCAGGTGGAAGTGACTTTTCTGAGTTTGATGACTTTAATGACTTCTGGAAATTTTGA
- the LOC108342620 gene encoding synaptonemal complex protein ZIP1: MDHIRSHSSPHFLSSASNLNGQPEEERGLEGLATRVKLLLKLIQDHNGSGTKENDGRKDQRMNGMMLILDEVRNRVQTIQSTDKRKAELRRCKTDLRTVPASKDKKNPPGVPIDEKEKLKRELNASLVARQSLQALCSSLGKEKQIMASELARKAQELTELEDLIGDLKAQNDMLMEKLHEWSSEQKEKKSNGVEMECNIVLRERNRALSEQLQKSIDGYRSLKKRIRDIQEENRQIRDTMEQMDEEVDAGISRLGSLKEERMRTNVGENEIKDELLALGQVLCSLKMKISKYTQKRT; the protein is encoded by the exons ATGGATCATATCCGGTCACATTCATCACCGCATTTTCTTTCTTCGGCAAGTAACTTGAATGGACAGCCAGAAGAAGAACGCGGGTTGGAAG GCCTTGCCACGCGTGTCAAGTTGTTACTGAAGTTAATTCAAGATCATAATGGGTCTGGCACAAAAGAAAATGATGGGAGAAAGGACCAGAGGATGAACGGAATGATGCTTATCCTGGATGAGGTTAGGAACAGGGTTCAAACTATTCAATCTACAGACAAGAGAAAAGCTGAACTTAGGAGATGTAAAACTGACCTAAGGACCGTTCCAGCTTCCAAGGACAAAAAGAATCCCCCTGGTGTGCCAATAGATGAGAAAGAAAAGCTGAAGAGAGAGCTTAACGCAAGCTTGGTGGCAAGACAGAGCCTTCAAGCACTGTGTTCGAGCTTGGGAAAAGAAAAGCAAATAATGGCTTCTGAACTTGCAAGGAAGGCTCAAGAGTTGACAGAGTTGGAGGATCTCATTGGTGATCTAAAGGCACAGAATGACATGTTGATGGAGAAGTTGCACGAATGGAGCTCCGAacagaaggagaagaagagtaATGGGGTGGAGATGGAATGCAACATAGTGCTAAGAGAGCGCAACAGGGCGCTTTCGGAGCAACTACAAAAGTCCATCGATGGTTATCGGTCTTTGAAGAAAAGAATAAGAGACATTCAAGAGGAAAACAGGCAAATTCGTGACACGATGGAGCAAATGGATGAGGAAGTTGATGCAGGCATTAGCAGGCTAGGTAGCTTGAAGGAAGAAAGGATGAGAACTAATGTGGGGGAAAATGAGATAAAAGATGAACTTTTAGCTTTGGGGCAAGTGCTTTGTTCTCTAAAGATGAAAATCTCAAAATATACACAGAAGAGAACTTGA
- the LOC108341087 gene encoding protein kinase PINOID — protein MLIETTCARDSGMSSETVNSTQRTSMSNESVCSTSFSRLSFDLPPSSSSPESLFVKPHRSSDFAYSAIFRRKSALTFRDFHLLRRIGAGDIGTVYLCRLRHDEDECFYAMKVVDKEAVALKKKAQRAEMERKILKMVDHPFLPTLYAEFEASHFSCIVMEYCSGGDLHSLRHNHPNKRFSLSSARFYAAEVLVALEYLHMLGIIYRDLKPENVLVRSDGHIMLSDFDLSLCSHAIPAVESPDSSLDPAFTRTLPYTRQYSTPFSCLSNRVFRSKKVQTLQPNRLFVAEPVGARSCSFVGTHEYVSPEVASGNSHGNAVDWWSFGIFIFEMVYGRTPFAGPSNEATLRNIIKNPLAFPTATPSTTLEMHARDLISGLLNKDPNRRLGSKRGAADVKKHPFFAGLNLALIRMVTPPEVPSLRRQKTTLFYPANDNGNVNNSRHELTAFDYF, from the exons ATGTTAATTGAGACTACCTGTGCTCGGGATTCTGGGATGAGTTCAGAGACCGTCAATTCCACGCAACGAACTTCCATGAGCAACGAGAGCGTTTGCAGCACCAGCTTCAGCCGCCTCTCCTTCGACCTCCCTCCTTCCTCCTCATCGCCCGAGAGCCTCTTCGTCAAGCCCCACCGCTCCTCCGACTTCGCTTACTCTGCCATCTTCCGCCGCAAGTCCGCCCTCACCTTCCGCGACTTCCACCTCCTCCGCCGCATCGGCGCTGGCGACATCGGCACCGTGTACCTCTGCCGCCTTCGCCACGACGAGGACGAGTGCTTCTACGCGATGAAGGTGGTGGACAAGGAGGCCGTGGCGCTGAAGAAGAAGGCGCAGAGAGCGGAGATGGAGAGAAAGATTCTGAAGATGGTGGACCACCCCTTCCTCCCTACGCTCTACGCGGAGTTCGAGGCCTCGCATTTCTCTTGCATTGTGATGGAGTATTGCTCCGGTGGAGACTTGCACTCCCTTCGACACAACCACCCTAACAAACGcttctctctctcctctgcCAG GTTTTACGCGGCTGAAGTACTGGTGGCGTTGGAGTATCTCCACATGCTGGGAATAATCTACAGGGATCTAAAGCCAGAAAACGTGTTGGTCAGATCAGACGGTCACATCATGCTTTCTGATTTCGATCTCTCTCTGTGCTCCCATGCAATCCCCGCCGTTGAATCCCCTGACTCTTCTCTAGATCCTGCATTCACACGCACGTTACCCTACACCCGTCAGTACTCCACTCCCTTCTCCTGCCTCTCCAACCGCGTCTTCCGCTCCAAGAAGGTCCAAACCCTACAACCCAACCGCCTCTTTGTGGCCGAACCGGTTGGGGCTCGCTCCTGCTCCTTCGTGGGGACGCACGAGTACGTCTCACCGGAAGTGGCCTCCGGAAACTCCCACGGCAACGCCGTCGACTGGTGGTCCTTCGGAATATTCATCTTCGAGATGGTGTACGGTCGCACCCCCTTCGCGGGCCCATCGAACGAGGCTACGCTGCGGAACATCATAAAAAACCCCCTCGCCTTTCCCACCGCCACGCCCTCCACCACACTTGAAATGCATGCGCGGGACCTCATATCCGGGTTGCTCAACAAGGACCCGAACCGCAGGCTTGGGTCGAAGCGCGGCGCCGCCGACGTCAAGAAGCACCCTTTCTTCGCGGGGCTCAATCTGGCGCTCATACGAATGGTGACGCCGCCGGAGGTTCCCTCCCTCAGAAGGCAGAAAACGACGCTGTTTTACCCCGCTAACGATAACGGCAACGTAAATAACAGTAGACACGAGCTAACGGCGTTTGATTACTTTTGA